Proteins from one Staphylococcus saprophyticus subsp. saprophyticus ATCC 15305 = NCTC 7292 genomic window:
- the parE gene encoding DNA topoisomerase IV subunit B produces MNKKNNYSDDSIQVLEGLEAVRKRPGMYIGSTDKRGLHHLVYEVVDNSVDEVLNGFGSEIQVTINKDESITIEDNGRGMPTGIHTSGKPTVQVIFTILHAGGKFGQGGYKTSGGLHGVGASVVNALSEWLEVEIYRDGNIYTQSFAQGGKPTTGLVKHGKTKKTGTKVTFKPDPEIFKSATSFNYDVLSERLQESAFLLKRLKITLKDLRAGKEREDVFHYEDGIKEFVAYVNEGKEVLHDVADFSGEANNIEVEVAFQYNDQYSEGILSFVNNVRTKDGGTHEVGFKSAMTRVFNDYARRINELKEKDKNLDGNDIREGLTAIISIRIPEELLQFEGQTKSKLGTPEARSAVDSVVADKLPYYLEEKGQLSKSLVKKALKAQQAREAARKAREDARSGKKNKRKDTLLSGKLTPAQSKNTEKKELYLVEGDSAGGSAKLGRDRKYQAILPLRGKVINTEKARLDDIFKNEEINTIIHTIGAGVGNEFKIEDSNYNRIIIMTDADTDGAHIQVLLLTFFFKYMKPLVEAGRVFIALPPLYKLEKGKGASRKIEYAWTDEELEKLQKKLGKGFSLQRYKGLGEMNADQLWETTMNPDTRTLIRVQVEDELRSSKRVTTLMGDKVAPRREWIENHVEFGLQEEQSILDNNEIQILEQEHPNEEEIN; encoded by the coding sequence ATGAATAAGAAAAATAATTATTCGGATGATTCCATTCAGGTACTTGAGGGATTAGAGGCCGTAAGAAAAAGACCTGGGATGTATATTGGTTCTACCGATAAACGTGGATTACATCATCTAGTATATGAAGTTGTCGATAATTCCGTCGATGAAGTATTAAATGGTTTTGGTAGCGAAATCCAAGTTACAATTAATAAAGATGAAAGCATTACAATTGAAGATAATGGTCGTGGGATGCCAACAGGTATACATACATCTGGAAAACCTACAGTACAAGTCATTTTCACAATACTTCATGCTGGTGGAAAATTTGGACAAGGCGGATATAAAACATCAGGTGGATTACATGGTGTTGGTGCCTCCGTTGTTAATGCATTAAGTGAATGGTTAGAAGTAGAAATATACAGAGATGGCAATATCTATACTCAAAGTTTTGCACAAGGTGGTAAACCAACAACTGGTTTGGTTAAACACGGGAAGACTAAAAAGACTGGAACTAAGGTGACATTTAAACCAGATCCAGAGATATTTAAATCAGCAACATCTTTTAATTATGATGTTTTAAGTGAGCGACTTCAGGAGTCAGCTTTTTTACTAAAGCGTCTTAAAATAACATTGAAAGACTTAAGAGCTGGAAAAGAACGTGAAGATGTTTTTCACTATGAAGATGGTATTAAAGAATTCGTTGCTTATGTTAATGAAGGCAAAGAAGTTTTACATGATGTAGCCGACTTTTCTGGTGAAGCTAATAATATCGAAGTTGAAGTTGCATTCCAATACAATGATCAATATTCAGAAGGTATTTTGAGCTTCGTTAATAATGTGCGTACAAAAGACGGGGGTACACATGAAGTTGGCTTCAAATCTGCAATGACACGTGTATTTAATGATTATGCACGCCGTATTAATGAACTAAAAGAAAAAGATAAAAATTTAGATGGAAATGATATTAGAGAAGGGTTAACAGCTATTATTTCCATCCGTATTCCGGAAGAGTTACTTCAATTTGAAGGACAAACAAAGTCTAAATTGGGTACACCAGAAGCTAGAAGTGCAGTGGATTCTGTAGTAGCAGACAAACTTCCATATTATTTAGAAGAAAAAGGTCAGTTATCAAAATCACTTGTTAAAAAAGCGCTGAAAGCACAACAAGCTAGAGAAGCTGCGCGTAAAGCTCGTGAAGATGCACGTTCCGGTAAGAAAAATAAACGTAAAGATACTTTACTTTCAGGTAAATTAACACCAGCTCAAAGTAAAAATACTGAGAAGAAAGAACTTTATCTTGTTGAGGGTGACTCAGCAGGTGGTTCAGCAAAATTAGGTAGAGATCGTAAATACCAGGCTATTCTGCCTTTAAGAGGTAAAGTCATTAACACAGAAAAAGCACGTCTAGATGACATATTTAAAAATGAAGAAATTAATACGATTATTCATACTATTGGTGCTGGTGTTGGTAATGAATTTAAAATTGAAGATAGTAATTATAACAGAATAATTATTATGACTGATGCGGATACGGATGGTGCACATATACAAGTACTGTTATTAACATTTTTCTTTAAATATATGAAACCACTTGTAGAAGCTGGAAGGGTATTTATTGCCTTACCCCCCCTCTATAAATTAGAAAAAGGGAAAGGCGCCTCAAGAAAAATCGAATACGCATGGACTGATGAAGAATTAGAAAAATTACAAAAAAAATTAGGCAAAGGTTTCTCATTACAACGTTATAAAGGTTTAGGTGAAATGAACGCTGATCAATTATGGGAAACGACAATGAACCCAGATACAAGAACACTCATCAGAGTTCAAGTTGAAGATGAATTACGTTCTTCTAAACGTGTAACAACATTAATGGGTGACAAAGTTGCGCCTAGACGTGAATGGATAGAAAACCATGTTGAATTTGGATTACAAGAAGAACAAAGTATATTAGACAATAATGAAATCCAAATTTTAGAACAGGAACATCCTAATGAGGAGGAAATCAATTGA
- the plsY gene encoding glycerol-3-phosphate 1-O-acyltransferase PlsY, with product MMIVIMLILSYLIGAFPSGYVIGKLFFKKDIRQFGSGNTGATNSFRVLGKPAGFLVTFLDIFKGFIVVFFPLWLPVQAEGPITTFFTNGLIVGAFAILGHVYPVYLGFKGGKAVATSAGVILGVNPVLLLILAAIFFGILYLTKYVSLSSIIASICCVIGALLIRDYILFIVSIGVGVLLIIRHRTNIVRIFKGEEPKIKWM from the coding sequence ATGATGATTGTAATCATGTTAATACTAAGTTACCTTATCGGTGCTTTCCCAAGTGGCTATGTAATAGGTAAACTATTTTTCAAAAAAGATATCCGTCAATTCGGAAGTGGTAACACTGGGGCAACAAACAGCTTTAGAGTATTAGGAAAACCTGCTGGATTTCTTGTAACTTTCCTAGATATATTTAAAGGGTTCATTGTAGTGTTCTTTCCACTATGGTTACCTGTCCAAGCTGAAGGCCCAATAACTACATTTTTCACAAATGGACTTATTGTTGGTGCTTTTGCAATTTTAGGCCATGTATATCCAGTTTATCTTGGATTCAAAGGAGGAAAAGCCGTTGCAACAAGTGCTGGTGTCATACTAGGTGTCAATCCTGTCTTATTATTAATATTAGCAGCAATTTTCTTTGGAATATTATATTTAACAAAATATGTATCGTTATCAAGTATCATTGCATCTATTTGTTGCGTCATTGGTGCATTATTAATTCGAGACTATATCCTATTTATTGTTAGTATTGGTGTCGGTGTATTGCTCATTATTAGACATCGAACTAATATTGTAAGGATATTTAAGGGTGAAGAACCTAAAATTAAATGGATGTAA
- a CDS encoding HesB/YadR/YfhF family protein gives MEIELSNNAVSWFKEELELPEGDKVLQFFVRYGGEFQLKQGFSPAFSVDKKEDVEIGYENHYDGLDVVIAEKDLWYFEDHNLFIDVNDGIDEISYATK, from the coding sequence ATGGAAATAGAACTTTCAAATAATGCCGTGTCTTGGTTTAAAGAAGAACTTGAATTACCTGAAGGTGACAAAGTCTTACAATTCTTTGTACGTTATGGTGGCGAATTCCAATTAAAACAAGGATTCAGTCCTGCATTTAGCGTTGACAAAAAAGAGGATGTTGAAATTGGTTATGAAAATCATTACGACGGTTTAGATGTCGTAATTGCTGAAAAAGATTTATGGTATTTTGAAGACCATAATTTATTTATTGACGTAAATGATGGCATTGATGAAATTTCATATGCTACAAAATAA
- the menI gene encoding 1,4-dihydroxy-2-naphthoyl-CoA hydrolase MenI, translating to MIYSMTQIEARYSETDQMGVIYHGNYPTWFEVARTDYISKLGFSYKDMEDSGIISPVIDLDIKYIKSIFYPEKVTIKTWVERYSRLRSIYKYEIYNEAGELATTGSTALTCIKKEDFKPIRLDKYFPEWHATYSEVDKRNKAGECLEVINGL from the coding sequence ATGATTTACAGTATGACACAAATTGAAGCACGTTATTCAGAAACTGATCAAATGGGTGTAATCTATCATGGTAATTATCCTACGTGGTTTGAAGTAGCAAGAACAGATTATATTTCTAAACTAGGTTTTAGTTATAAGGATATGGAAGATAGTGGTATTATTTCGCCAGTAATCGATTTAGATATCAAGTATATTAAATCGATCTTTTATCCGGAAAAAGTAACAATAAAAACATGGGTTGAAAGATATTCACGTTTGCGATCCATATATAAATATGAAATCTATAATGAAGCAGGGGAACTTGCAACAACAGGTTCAACGGCATTGACTTGTATAAAAAAAGAAGATTTCAAACCAATTAGATTAGATAAATATTTCCCTGAGTGGCATGCAACTTATAGTGAAGTTGATAAAAGAAACAAGGCTGGAGAGTGCTTAGAGGTCATAAACGGCTTATAA
- the acnA gene encoding aconitate hydratase AcnA: MASNIKQQAKKSFDLNGKSYTYYDLNTLEEQGLTKVAKLPYSIRVLLESVLRQEDGFVITDEHIKALSDFTEGAEGEVPFKPSRVILQDFTGVPAVVDLASLRKAMNDVGGDLNKINPEVPVDLVIDHSVQVDSYANPEALERNMKLEFERNYERYQFLNWATKAFNNYSAVPPATGIVHQVNLEYLANVVHAREVDGETVAFPDTLVGTDSHTTMINGLGVLGWGVGGIEAEAGMLGQPSYFPIPEVIGVRLSNALPQGATATDLALRVTQELRKKGVVGKFVEFFGPGVQHLPLADRATIANMAPEYGATCGFFPVDEEALKYMRLTGRSEEQIDLVKTYLEENSMFFTVEKEDPEYTDVVELDLATVEASLSGPKRPQDLIFLSDMKKEFEKSVTAPAGNQGHGFDKSEFDKTATIEFKDGTSTTMKTGDLAIAAITSCTNTSNPYVMLGAGLVAKKAVEKGLKVPEYVKTSLAPGSKVVTGYLRDSGLNEYLDDLGFNLVGYGCTTCIGNSGPLLEEIEKAIAEEDLLVTSVLSGNRNFEGRIHPLVKANYLASPQLVVAYALAGTVDIDLQNEPLGKGKDGEDVYLKDIWPSIKEVSDTVDTVVTPDLFKEEYETVYNNNEMWNEIDVTDQPLYDFDPESTYIQNPSFFQGLSKEPGTIDSLNNLRVMGKFGDSVTTDHISPAGAIGKDTPAGKYLIEHGVPIRQFNSYGSRRGNHEVMVRGTFANIRIKNQLAPGTEGGYTTYWPTGEQMSIFDAAMKYKENGTGLVVLAGNDYGMGSSRDWAAKGTNLLGVKTVIAQSYERIHRSNLVMMGVLPLQFQEGESADSLGIDGTEVISVDIDENVKPHDLVKVQAKKDNGEVIEFKAIARFDSNVEMDYYRHGGILQLVLRNKLAGQQ; encoded by the coding sequence ATGGCTTCTAATATTAAACAGCAAGCGAAAAAATCGTTTGACTTAAATGGGAAATCATACACGTATTATGATTTAAACACTTTAGAAGAACAAGGTTTAACTAAAGTAGCGAAACTGCCATATTCAATTAGAGTATTACTAGAATCTGTTTTAAGACAAGAAGATGGTTTTGTAATTACAGATGAACACATCAAAGCGTTATCTGATTTTACTGAAGGTGCAGAAGGAGAAGTTCCTTTCAAACCTTCACGTGTAATTCTACAAGATTTCACAGGTGTACCTGCTGTCGTAGACTTAGCTTCATTACGTAAAGCCATGAATGATGTAGGTGGCGACTTAAATAAGATCAATCCAGAAGTGCCTGTTGATTTAGTTATCGACCACTCAGTACAAGTAGATAGCTATGCTAATCCAGAAGCGCTAGAACGAAATATGAAATTAGAGTTTGAAAGAAACTATGAACGTTACCAGTTCTTAAATTGGGCAACTAAAGCATTTAATAATTATAGTGCTGTTCCACCAGCAACGGGTATCGTACACCAAGTTAACTTAGAGTACCTAGCTAACGTTGTACATGCACGTGAAGTTGATGGTGAAACTGTTGCATTCCCAGATACATTAGTTGGTACCGATTCACATACGACAATGATTAACGGTCTTGGCGTATTAGGTTGGGGTGTCGGTGGTATTGAAGCCGAAGCTGGTATGTTAGGTCAACCTTCATACTTCCCAATTCCTGAAGTTATTGGTGTTAGACTATCAAATGCTTTACCACAAGGTGCTACTGCAACGGACTTAGCATTACGTGTAACACAAGAGTTACGTAAAAAAGGCGTTGTAGGCAAATTTGTTGAGTTCTTCGGTCCAGGTGTACAACATTTACCATTAGCTGACCGTGCAACAATTGCTAATATGGCTCCTGAATACGGTGCTACTTGTGGTTTCTTCCCAGTAGATGAAGAAGCATTAAAATATATGCGTTTAACAGGTCGTTCTGAAGAACAAATTGACTTAGTTAAAACATATTTAGAAGAAAATAGCATGTTCTTTACTGTAGAAAAAGAAGATCCTGAGTACACAGATGTTGTAGAACTTGATTTAGCTACTGTTGAAGCTTCATTATCAGGTCCTAAACGTCCACAAGATTTAATCTTCTTGAGTGACATGAAAAAAGAATTCGAAAAATCAGTAACTGCACCAGCGGGTAACCAAGGTCATGGTTTTGATAAGAGTGAATTTGATAAAACTGCAACAATTGAATTTAAAGATGGCACTTCAACAACTATGAAGACGGGTGATTTAGCGATCGCTGCGATTACTTCATGTACGAATACATCTAACCCATATGTTATGTTAGGTGCTGGACTTGTTGCTAAAAAAGCAGTTGAAAAAGGTCTTAAAGTACCTGAATATGTTAAAACATCATTAGCTCCAGGTTCAAAAGTTGTTACTGGTTATTTAAGAGATTCTGGTTTAAATGAATATCTTGATGACTTAGGATTCAACCTTGTTGGTTATGGTTGTACAACATGTATCGGTAACTCTGGTCCATTATTAGAAGAAATTGAAAAAGCGATTGCTGAAGAAGATTTACTTGTTACTTCTGTTTTATCAGGTAACCGTAACTTTGAAGGTCGTATTCATCCATTAGTTAAAGCTAACTATTTAGCATCACCACAATTAGTGGTTGCTTATGCTTTAGCTGGTACAGTAGATATTGACTTACAAAATGAACCACTTGGTAAAGGTAAAGATGGCGAAGATGTATATCTAAAAGATATTTGGCCATCAATCAAAGAAGTTTCAGACACAGTTGATACTGTTGTTACACCAGATTTATTTAAAGAAGAGTACGAAACTGTATATAACAATAACGAAATGTGGAATGAAATTGATGTAACGGATCAACCTTTATATGATTTTGATCCAGAATCAACTTATATCCAAAATCCTTCATTTTTCCAAGGTTTATCTAAAGAACCAGGAACAATTGATTCATTAAATAATTTACGAGTAATGGGTAAATTTGGTGATTCTGTAACGACAGACCATATTTCTCCAGCAGGTGCGATTGGTAAAGATACACCAGCAGGTAAATATTTAATTGAACATGGCGTGCCAATTCGTCAATTTAACTCATATGGTTCTCGTCGTGGTAACCATGAAGTTATGGTGCGTGGTACATTTGCGAATATTCGTATTAAAAACCAACTTGCACCTGGTACTGAAGGTGGCTATACTACTTACTGGCCTACAGGTGAACAAATGTCTATATTTGATGCAGCTATGAAATATAAAGAAAACGGTACTGGATTAGTTGTATTAGCAGGTAACGACTACGGTATGGGTTCTTCACGTGACTGGGCAGCCAAAGGTACAAACTTATTAGGCGTTAAAACAGTTATTGCGCAGAGTTACGAACGTATTCACCGTTCAAACTTAGTAATGATGGGCGTATTGCCGCTACAATTCCAAGAGGGCGAATCAGCTGATAGTTTAGGTATCGATGGTACTGAAGTTATCTCTGTAGACATTGATGAAAATGTTAAGCCACACGACTTAGTTAAAGTACAAGCTAAAAAAGACAATGGTGAGGTAATTGAATTTAAAGCTATTGCTCGTTTCGACTCAAATGTAGAAATGGATTACTATCGTCATGGTGGTATCTTACAACTTGTATTAAGAAATAAGCTAGCTGGACAACAATAA